One Phaseolus vulgaris cultivar G19833 chromosome 11, P. vulgaris v2.0, whole genome shotgun sequence genomic window carries:
- the LOC137831281 gene encoding fatty acyl-CoA reductase 1-like isoform X2, with protein MRAYVCGEIKDEKIIVQEKPFEMGQTLKESSKLDITEEMNLLKNKIDELRSKNATENTIKNALKDYGIERANLYGWPNTYVFTKAMGEMQLVHHKDNVPLIIIRPTMVTSTLNDPFPGWIEGLRTLDNIICSYGQGKITSFLGHPKTILDIIPADMVINCMMAAIVACSNQTPKNFIYHISSSLRNPFRIADVRDYCYHYFIKSALKNKNGKPIIVPKPTLISSRVVFDIYMRIRYVFPLKVLNVVNKAFFQCSQDVYDDSYKKFKRLTRLVEVYKPYLFFKGVFDDSNTQNLRRATSNNIEVVGLNFDPNSINWKDYMMNTHIPGLVKYALK; from the exons ATGAGAG CATATGTGTGTGGAGAGATTAAGGATGAAAAAATAATTGTGCAAGAGAAACCCTTTGAGATGGGTCAGACCTTGAAAGAGTCCTCGAAATTAGATATAACTGAAGAAATGAATTTGTTGAAGAACAAGATAGATGAACTTCGATCAAAGAATGCTACTGAAAACACAATCAAAAATGCATTGAAAGATTATGGAATTGAAAG AGCAAATTTGTATGGTTGGCCAAATACATACGTATTCACAAAAGCAATGGGAGAGATGCAATTGGTTCATCATAAAGATAATGTTCCACTAATCATTATACGTCCCACCATGGTTACTAGTACCCTTAATGACCCATTTCCTGGTTGGATTGAAGGCTTGAG AACTCTCGACAACATAATATGTAGCTATGGTCAAGGGAAAATAACAAGCTTTCTTGGTCATCCCAAGACAATTTTGGATATT ATACCTGCAGACATGGTTATCAATTGTATGATGGCAGCAATTGTTGCTTGTTCAAATCAAACTCCTAAGAATTTCATCTACCATATTTCATCATCATTAAGAAATCCATTCAGAATTGCTGATGTTCGTGATTACTGCTATCATTATTTCATTAAATCTgcattgaaaaacaaaaatggaaaGCCAATAATAGTGCCCAAGCCGACTTTGATATCAAGTAGGGTTGTTTTCGACATTTACATGAGAATTCGATATGTTTTTCCACTAAAG GTCTTAAATGTGGTGAACAAAGCATTTTTTCAATGCTCTCAAGATGTTTATGACGATAGctacaaaaaattcaaaaggcTGACACGACTAGTTGAAGTATACAAACCATACCTGTTTTTTAAGGGCGT CTTTGATGATTCAAACACACAAAATTTACGAAGAGCAACAAGTAATAACATTGAGGTTGTTGGATTGAACTTTGACCCTAATAGTATTAATTGGAAAGACTACATGATGAACACACACATTCCTGGTCTTGTAAAGTATGCGTTGAAATGA
- the LOC137831281 gene encoding fatty acyl-CoA reductase 1-like isoform X1: MDVNTMGVLHVLNFAKHCPKIKIFMQISTAYVCGEIKDEKIIVQEKPFEMGQTLKESSKLDITEEMNLLKNKIDELRSKNATENTIKNALKDYGIERANLYGWPNTYVFTKAMGEMQLVHHKDNVPLIIIRPTMVTSTLNDPFPGWIEGLRTLDNIICSYGQGKITSFLGHPKTILDIIPADMVINCMMAAIVACSNQTPKNFIYHISSSLRNPFRIADVRDYCYHYFIKSALKNKNGKPIIVPKPTLISSRVVFDIYMRIRYVFPLKVLNVVNKAFFQCSQDVYDDSYKKFKRLTRLVEVYKPYLFFKGVFDDSNTQNLRRATSNNIEVVGLNFDPNSINWKDYMMNTHIPGLVKYALK; encoded by the exons ATGGATGTAAATACAATGGGTGTCTTACACGTCTTAAACTTCGCAAAGCATTGTCCCAAGATAAAGATTTTTATGCAAATATCAACTG CATATGTGTGTGGAGAGATTAAGGATGAAAAAATAATTGTGCAAGAGAAACCCTTTGAGATGGGTCAGACCTTGAAAGAGTCCTCGAAATTAGATATAACTGAAGAAATGAATTTGTTGAAGAACAAGATAGATGAACTTCGATCAAAGAATGCTACTGAAAACACAATCAAAAATGCATTGAAAGATTATGGAATTGAAAG AGCAAATTTGTATGGTTGGCCAAATACATACGTATTCACAAAAGCAATGGGAGAGATGCAATTGGTTCATCATAAAGATAATGTTCCACTAATCATTATACGTCCCACCATGGTTACTAGTACCCTTAATGACCCATTTCCTGGTTGGATTGAAGGCTTGAG AACTCTCGACAACATAATATGTAGCTATGGTCAAGGGAAAATAACAAGCTTTCTTGGTCATCCCAAGACAATTTTGGATATT ATACCTGCAGACATGGTTATCAATTGTATGATGGCAGCAATTGTTGCTTGTTCAAATCAAACTCCTAAGAATTTCATCTACCATATTTCATCATCATTAAGAAATCCATTCAGAATTGCTGATGTTCGTGATTACTGCTATCATTATTTCATTAAATCTgcattgaaaaacaaaaatggaaaGCCAATAATAGTGCCCAAGCCGACTTTGATATCAAGTAGGGTTGTTTTCGACATTTACATGAGAATTCGATATGTTTTTCCACTAAAG GTCTTAAATGTGGTGAACAAAGCATTTTTTCAATGCTCTCAAGATGTTTATGACGATAGctacaaaaaattcaaaaggcTGACACGACTAGTTGAAGTATACAAACCATACCTGTTTTTTAAGGGCGT CTTTGATGATTCAAACACACAAAATTTACGAAGAGCAACAAGTAATAACATTGAGGTTGTTGGATTGAACTTTGACCCTAATAGTATTAATTGGAAAGACTACATGATGAACACACACATTCCTGGTCTTGTAAAGTATGCGTTGAAATGA
- the LOC137831281 gene encoding probable fatty acyl-CoA reductase 4 isoform X3, producing the protein MDVNTMGVLHVLNFAKHCPKIKIFMQISTAYVCGEIKDEKIIVQEKPFEMGQTLKESSKLDITEEMNLLKNKIDELRSKNATENTIKNALKDYGIERANLYGWPNTYVFTKAMGEMQLVHHKDNVPLIIIRPTMVTSTLNDPFPGWIEGLRTLDNIICSYGQGKITSFLGHPKTILDIVLNVVNKAFFQCSQDVYDDSYKKFKRLTRLVEVYKPYLFFKGVFDDSNTQNLRRATSNNIEVVGLNFDPNSINWKDYMMNTHIPGLVKYALK; encoded by the exons ATGGATGTAAATACAATGGGTGTCTTACACGTCTTAAACTTCGCAAAGCATTGTCCCAAGATAAAGATTTTTATGCAAATATCAACTG CATATGTGTGTGGAGAGATTAAGGATGAAAAAATAATTGTGCAAGAGAAACCCTTTGAGATGGGTCAGACCTTGAAAGAGTCCTCGAAATTAGATATAACTGAAGAAATGAATTTGTTGAAGAACAAGATAGATGAACTTCGATCAAAGAATGCTACTGAAAACACAATCAAAAATGCATTGAAAGATTATGGAATTGAAAG AGCAAATTTGTATGGTTGGCCAAATACATACGTATTCACAAAAGCAATGGGAGAGATGCAATTGGTTCATCATAAAGATAATGTTCCACTAATCATTATACGTCCCACCATGGTTACTAGTACCCTTAATGACCCATTTCCTGGTTGGATTGAAGGCTTGAG AACTCTCGACAACATAATATGTAGCTATGGTCAAGGGAAAATAACAAGCTTTCTTGGTCATCCCAAGACAATTTTGGATATT GTCTTAAATGTGGTGAACAAAGCATTTTTTCAATGCTCTCAAGATGTTTATGACGATAGctacaaaaaattcaaaaggcTGACACGACTAGTTGAAGTATACAAACCATACCTGTTTTTTAAGGGCGT CTTTGATGATTCAAACACACAAAATTTACGAAGAGCAACAAGTAATAACATTGAGGTTGTTGGATTGAACTTTGACCCTAATAGTATTAATTGGAAAGACTACATGATGAACACACACATTCCTGGTCTTGTAAAGTATGCGTTGAAATGA